ATCATAGCGGATGCCTTCTTCCTGAAGGATATGCTTAATGCGCGCCTTAAAGAAGTCCATGATATTCTTTTGCAGCTCTTGCTCTGGCGTTTTTGCAATATCCTTAACATTATTCATTGCCAATTCGACAAGCTCTTCCACTGTCAAATTCCAATCTTTATCCATTAAAGTTTGCACGACTCCTGTAGCCTGTCTTCGCAATGCATACGGATCTTGTGATCCAGTTGGAATCATACCAATTGCAAAGAAGGAAACAATAGTATCAAGTTTTTCAGCAATCGCTAGTGCTGCTCCTTCATTGCTTGAAGCTGTATTATCGTCTGCGTGACGAGGCATATAATGCTCATTAATTGCCTTAGCCACAGCAGGAGCTTCTCCTTTTTGACTTGCATATTTTTCTCCCATTAGTCCTTGAAGCTCAGGGAACTCATAGACCATATTTGTTACAAGGTCAAATTTTGAAATCTGCGCAGCACGATCCGCATTTGTCTTTTCTTCAGCAGAAAAGGACAGCTTTTCAGCAATTTTGTTTGTTAGGCCTTGAACTCTTGCCACCTTCTCTGAAAGTGTGCCGATTTCTTCATGATAAACAATTGATTGAAGCTTCGTTAACAGCTTTTCAATATCCTGCTTCTGATCTTCCTTATAGAAGAAGGCAGCATCGGCAAGACGCGCTCTCAGCACTTTTTCATTCCCTTTTGCCACTTTGTCCAAATGATTATGATTTCCATTGCGGACAGTAATAAAGAAAGGCAGCAGCTTATCATCTTTTGACTTAACCGGGAAATAGCGCTGATGCTCCTTCATGCTTGTAATTAATACTTCAGTCGGAAGCTCTAGGAATGATTCTTCAAACTTTCCGTACAAAGCAGTCGGATATTCTACTAGATTATTTACTTCCTCCAGCAAATCTGCATCAATAGGAATAACCCAATCATTTTCTTCTTCAATTTTTTTAATTTGTGAAAGGATAGCCGCTTTTCTCTCTTCTGGGTTTACGATGACAAATTGGCCAAGCAGTGCTTCTTTATATTCTTTCGGAGCTGCAAAGCTGATTTCTTCACCAAGGAAGCGATGACCAGTTGATTTGCGGTCTGCCTCCACACCAGTGATGGAGAACGGAATTACTTCGTTGCCAAATAATGCAGCAATCCACTTAATCGGACGAATATAGCGAAGATCATTATTTGCCCAACGCATATTTTTAGGGAATGACAAGCTTAAGATAATGTCCTTTAATGCAGGCAGCAAATCAACAGTTGCTTGCCCTTTTATAAATTTCTTCACATGGACATATTCAACACCGTTGATTTCTTTGAAATAGATATCCTCAACAGAAGCATTTTGCCCTCTTGTAAAGCCTATCGCCGCTTTTGACCATTCCCCTTTTTCATCAAGGGCAATCTTCTTAGCTGGTCCTTTTGCTTCTTCCTCGATATCTTTTTGTGCTTCGTCAAGCTCACTTACAAGAACAGCAAGACGTCTTGGCGTAGAAAATGCTTCAACAGTGGAATATTGCAATTGCTTTTCATTCAGCCATGCTTCCACCTTCTCTTTTAAGCTGTTCATGCTGCTTGTTACAAAGCGGGCAGGCATTTCCTCTAAACCTATCTCTAGCAATAAATCTTTTTGACTCATACTAATCAAACCTCCTTGCCTTTTAAAATAGGGAATCCTAATTTCTCACGCTCTTCATAGAATGTTTTGGCCACTTTACGTGCTAAAGTTCGGCATCTTCCAATATAGCCGGTACGCTCTGTTACAGAAATCGCACCTCTAGCATCAAGCAAGTTAAATACGTGGGAACATTTTAAAACATAATCGTATGCTGGATGAACTAAGCCTTCATCCATTTGGCGATGTGCTTCTTTCTCGTAGACACTAAACAGGTTAAACAGCATATCTACATCTGAAGTTTCAAAAGTGTATTTGCTGTGCTCAAATTCAGGCTGATAGAAAATATCTCTGATAGTAAAGCCGTCTGTCCACTCTAAATCAAACACATTTTCTTTATCTTGGATATAAGAAGCCAATCTTTCAATACCGTATGTTATTTCAACAGAAACTGGCTTACACTCTAAACCGCCAACTTGCTGGAAGTAAGTGAACTGAGTAATCTCCATGCCGTCAAGCCATACTTCCCAGCCTAAACCAGCACAGCCTAATGACGGGTTCTCCCAGTTATCCTCAACGAAGCGGATATCATGCTCTAAAGGATTGATGCCAAGTGCTTTAAGCGAATCCAAGTAAAGTTCTTGAATATTATCAGGTGATGGCTTCATAATCACCTGGAATTGATGATGCTGATACAGACGGTTCGGGTTTTCCCCATAACGTCCATCTGCCGGTCTTCTGGACGGTTCTACATAAGCCACATTCCAAGGCTCAGGACCGATTGCTCTTAAGAAAGTGTAAGGGCTCATTGTTCCAGCCCCTTTTTCTACATCATATGCCTGCATTAAAATACAACCATAATCTGACCAATGCTTTTGCAATGTTAAAATCATGTTTTGAATATTCATGTCAGCTTCAGCCTCCAAAAAATTTATTTTTCTTGTCAATTGATAGAAGTCAAAAGAATTTATGTAATCATTTTTTTGCCTAAAGACAACAAAAAAACTCCCGCCCCTATGCCAATTATTGACATAGGGACGAGAGTTTACCCGCGGTTCCACCCTATTTGCTGCAGACTTGTGCAGCCACCTTCATGTAAATGTCGCTCCATGAACGCCTTCCTTAAAGCTCTTGCACCTAGCTTTCACTATCCTAGGCTCGCTGGATCAAGAGGAGTTTAAGTACTACTTTCTTTTCAACGCAACTGTTTATTTACAAAAAATATTATCTAAAAAAATTTCAATTGTCAACCTTCATCTTCATTTAAATCCTATATACTACTCACTTCGTGAAGTCACTGCCAAAGCTTTTAATCGACTGCAGAAATTTTTTTGATTTTAAATACAAACCTGAGTATTCATCATAATAGGCTGAAATAATCGTATTAAGCTCTTCTTTCGTTGCGTCTTTGACTGAAATATTACCAAGCCTTGCTAAGTCAAAATAATAAAAGACTCGCAGCAGCTTTACAGCAGCCTGGGACATTTTGTAGTGATATGGATCATGTTCGAGACAGCGATGACATAATAGGCCGCCCTCTCTTATGGAAAAGGCAAACTGACCGTCTGTTGCACCACAATTTGTGCATTTATCAAGAACTGGATATAGTCCTAGTACGTTCAGCATCTTCATTTCA
This DNA window, taken from Niallia sp. Man26, encodes the following:
- the glyQ gene encoding glycine--tRNA ligase subunit alpha, with protein sequence MNIQNMILTLQKHWSDYGCILMQAYDVEKGAGTMSPYTFLRAIGPEPWNVAYVEPSRRPADGRYGENPNRLYQHHQFQVIMKPSPDNIQELYLDSLKALGINPLEHDIRFVEDNWENPSLGCAGLGWEVWLDGMEITQFTYFQQVGGLECKPVSVEITYGIERLASYIQDKENVFDLEWTDGFTIRDIFYQPEFEHSKYTFETSDVDMLFNLFSVYEKEAHRQMDEGLVHPAYDYVLKCSHVFNLLDARGAISVTERTGYIGRCRTLARKVAKTFYEEREKLGFPILKGKEV
- the glyS gene encoding glycine--tRNA ligase subunit beta; this encodes MSQKDLLLEIGLEEMPARFVTSSMNSLKEKVEAWLNEKQLQYSTVEAFSTPRRLAVLVSELDEAQKDIEEEAKGPAKKIALDEKGEWSKAAIGFTRGQNASVEDIYFKEINGVEYVHVKKFIKGQATVDLLPALKDIILSLSFPKNMRWANNDLRYIRPIKWIAALFGNEVIPFSITGVEADRKSTGHRFLGEEISFAAPKEYKEALLGQFVIVNPEERKAAILSQIKKIEEENDWVIPIDADLLEEVNNLVEYPTALYGKFEESFLELPTEVLITSMKEHQRYFPVKSKDDKLLPFFITVRNGNHNHLDKVAKGNEKVLRARLADAAFFYKEDQKQDIEKLLTKLQSIVYHEEIGTLSEKVARVQGLTNKIAEKLSFSAEEKTNADRAAQISKFDLVTNMVYEFPELQGLMGEKYASQKGEAPAVAKAINEHYMPRHADDNTASSNEGAALAIAEKLDTIVSFFAIGMIPTGSQDPYALRRQATGVVQTLMDKDWNLTVEELVELAMNNVKDIAKTPEQELQKNIMDFFKARIKHILQEEGIRYDLIDAVLFDQLGSPASLLRKANVLDSHKNDAGFKNGIEALARVINISKKAESKGQVNPSLFENEEERNLYSAVQSVKEKLTDNTDEEAYFQLLTSLEGTIALYFDNTMVMTDNPALKENRLNQMSELADMITRFAYVSEILVK